GTCAGTAAAGGTGTAAGTAGTATCATTTTTGACTGCGCGAATTCTTCTCTCTTCATTAAATCATTTGCAATCGGAATTGTTCCGAGTGACTTCCCTAAAAACATAGTCTCGTTGTATTGCTCATCTTTTAATACTTCATTTATTACAGGATTAATATCATCCATCATTACTTTCGTTACTTCTTCCATTGTTTTATTCATTACTTGTTCGTCATAAGAATAATGAATATGTACTACATCTATTTTATTTTCGAGCATAAGCATCGTCGCATAATAAAATAACGGTTTATCGTAATTGTATCCTGAACCGGAGAACATAAAGCAAATCCTACTAGAACCTTTTTCGATATGTGTGTAACGAATTACTTTATCATCTATATGTATTTCTTTTTTAGTCCCCTTCACCCTTTTCCCCTCCGAATACATTTAATTTTGTAAAACGATATGTTCTGTATGAACTGCTATATCCTTTACTTTCTCTTTTATAAATGCAGGCTGTAAATTATATGCATGTAACTCTTCTACCGGCACCCACTTAAAGAAATACGTTCTACCTTCTTCTTCCAAAATATATTGATCCGCTCCATTTGCAGGTAACTCATGTAGCTCTACTTCATAATAAAAACTAATTTCATGAAACTTTCGCTCAGAAAGTGTAAAGAAATTTTCTACTGACCATATTAATCTTTTCCCTTTCATAGGAACACCTAATTCTTCTGCAAGTTCTCGTTTTAACGTATCTTCACTATTTTCTAGCATTTTCACTCTTCCGCCTGGTACATACCAATAATCTTCCCCTTTGTTTTGAAGAATAAGTATTTTATTATCCTGTTTACAAATTGCTCCAACGCGGTAATTAAAACATGTTTCCTCTACTTTAAACGTAAGATCCATCCGTAATGCCCCCTCATATAAATATCGAATTATTACAAAACAATTATGTAATTACTGTACAAATAAGGTTACTAAATTTATTCACTTCATTCAATCATTTTCGAATTTTCTAAACTCTTATTTTTCATCATTACAAGTGTATATACATATGTTACAATCACATTGCACACTAGAAAACATTATGGGGGTACGGATGGAAACGTTATTAATCCAGCAAACTGAGAAATCAAATAAGTTTTGGAAAATCGTTGTGAAAGAAAAGGACTATGTTGTGTTTTACGGAAAAATTGGCACAGCTGGCAGTGTGAAAGCGAAAGAGTTTGAAACAGAAGAAGAATGTATGAAAGAAGCTAATAAACTAGTTGCTTCCAAACGTAAAAAAGGATATACAGACCCGTTGCCTGGGGAAGATTACATAAAAGAAAAAACGATAACCGAAGAAGAATTTTGGGAACTACTTCATCATGCAAAAACGAAAGGTGAGGACCAAGAAGAACAAATAGAATGGCTTACTTCTCACCTTGCTAAACGTACAGTACATGAAATTGTAGCATTTGATACGCATATGCATCGTCTTTTGAAAGACTCCTATACCTCCCGTTTATGGGCAGCAGCCTATATTATTATGGGTGGCTGTTCAGATGATACTTTCGATTACTTCCGCGGATGGTTATTATATCAAGGAAAAGAGACATACGAAGCTTGTATTGAAGATCCAGAACGATTAATTCCTGTATTAGAAAACTTGAGTGAGTATGACGTCCCAGAGATTGAAGAACTTTCTTTATATTTCGGTTTCACTGTATATGCAGAAAAAACTGGTGACGAAGATGATACTTACTTTACACTTTACCATGTCTTATCTAATGAAGAATTCGACGATGTAGATTTTGAATTTGACTGGAATGAAGACGATGAAGAAGGTTTAAAAAAGATGTTTCCTAAGCTATGGGAGATGTATGGGGAAGAACCGATTGAGTAGTAGATTAATTATTCGTGAAAAAGCGCCTTGTTTCTTTAGTAACAAGGCACTTTTTTTGATACTATATTTAAATTATTATCTTCCCACTCTCCCACCACTCCATAAAAGTCTTTAAAGAAGGAGCAACCCACGTTCTACTATCATTTTCATGATTCCATACATATATATCATCTCTTTGCACTTTTCCATTCAAAATGGAATAGCCAAACAAATCACCATTTCCGCCATCAGCAAAAAATAATAAACAGCCAAAAGGCATATATAGATCCTTAAAATCAGCTATATTTCTCATATTCATATTTTCAGTTTTAATTTTTGAAGCAGACCATATA
This genomic interval from Bacillus thuringiensis contains the following:
- a CDS encoding alpha/beta family hydrolase, with product MYSEGKRVKGTKKEIHIDDKVIRYTHIEKGSSRICFMFSGSGYNYDKPLFYYATMLMLENKIDVVHIHYSYDEQVMNKTMEEVTKVMMDDINPVINEVLKDEQYNETMFLGKSLGTIPIANDLMKREEFAQSKMILLTPLLTFDTIFDSILHSRHEGFLVIGDKDHQYNADQIDQLYKTNLQIEVVKNANHSVNVGGYETENSIEAIAKIIGELKEVVRTN
- a CDS encoding NUDIX hydrolase codes for the protein MDLTFKVEETCFNYRVGAICKQDNKILILQNKGEDYWYVPGGRVKMLENSEDTLKRELAEELGVPMKGKRLIWSVENFFTLSERKFHEISFYYEVELHELPANGADQYILEEEGRTYFFKWVPVEELHAYNLQPAFIKEKVKDIAVHTEHIVLQN
- a CDS encoding DUF4240 domain-containing protein encodes the protein METLLIQQTEKSNKFWKIVVKEKDYVVFYGKIGTAGSVKAKEFETEEECMKEANKLVASKRKKGYTDPLPGEDYIKEKTITEEEFWELLHHAKTKGEDQEEQIEWLTSHLAKRTVHEIVAFDTHMHRLLKDSYTSRLWAAAYIIMGGCSDDTFDYFRGWLLYQGKETYEACIEDPERLIPVLENLSEYDVPEIEELSLYFGFTVYAEKTGDEDDTYFTLYHVLSNEEFDDVDFEFDWNEDDEEGLKKMFPKLWEMYGEEPIE
- a CDS encoding SMI1/KNR4 family protein, whose amino-acid sequence is MWKDTIHSISSNLSLKNSATKEELTDIQQCLYVELPNDLYQLLQETNGIEGEYGDFIWSASKIKTENMNMRNIADFKDLYMPFGCLLFFADGGNGDLFGYSILNGKVQRDDIYVWNHENDSRTWVAPSLKTFMEWWESGKIII